The Candidatus Hydrogenedentota bacterium genome has a window encoding:
- a CDS encoding SEL1-like repeat protein: MSLIALGLCATGCVSNTNSQSTKLGGIEGTLEAAGRGDVEAQFLLGLSYKNGWDVPEDFAEAVRWYRAAAEQGHKNAQFELGSIYRTGDGVEQNVAEAIKWYTHAAKQGMVSAQYNLGVIYGTGEGIEKNHAQAVKWYKCAAEQGMVTAQYNVGVYYAKGEGVEKDSAQAVRWYRAAADQGLAEAQLFLGSMYFYGEGVSKDTAEAARWIGLAAEKGNANAQFNFGIMHRNGEGVAKDSIEAVRWFRAAAEQGVREAQYSLAVMLRDGEGVEPSLAEAAIWFREASVRGLADAQLKLGYMHAVGEGVATDSTEAARWFRAAAEQGEAYAQFNLASVLRVGKGVEKNVVEAFMWYHLATAKISRAGSERDSLAMEMAPDQIEEAKRRASEFTPRKWEEVKPQ, encoded by the coding sequence GTGAGCCTGATTGCGCTGGGACTGTGCGCGACCGGCTGCGTTTCCAACACTAACAGCCAAAGCACGAAGCTTGGCGGAATTGAGGGAACGCTTGAAGCTGCTGGGCGGGGCGATGTGGAAGCACAGTTTCTACTTGGCCTCAGTTATAAGAATGGGTGGGACGTTCCCGAAGACTTCGCAGAGGCTGTCCGATGGTACAGGGCGGCTGCTGAGCAAGGGCACAAAAACGCGCAGTTTGAGCTCGGCTCCATATATCGCACTGGGGACGGTGTTGAGCAAAATGTCGCAGAGGCTATCAAATGGTACACGCATGCGGCTAAGCAGGGTATGGTTAGTGCGCAGTATAATCTGGGTGTTATATATGGGACAGGAGAGGGCATCGAGAAGAATCACGCGCAGGCTGTCAAGTGGTACAAATGCGCCGCAGAACAGGGTATGGTCACTGCGCAGTATAACGTGGGTGTCTATTACGCGAAGGGCGAGGGGGTTGAGAAGGATAGCGCGCAGGCTGTCCGATGGTATAGGGCCGCCGCTGATCAGGGGCTTGCGGAGGCGCAACTTTTTCTTGGTTCAATGTATTTCTATGGAGAAGGTGTTTCCAAGGATACGGCTGAGGCGGCGAGGTGGATTGGCCTCGCCGCGGAGAAGGGAAACGCGAACGCACAGTTCAATTTTGGCATCATGCACAGGAATGGGGAGGGGGTTGCCAAGGATTCCATCGAGGCGGTCAGATGGTTTAGAGCCGCGGCGGAGCAGGGTGTCCGGGAGGCGCAGTACTCTCTCGCCGTCATGTTGCGTGATGGGGAGGGTGTTGAGCCGAGCCTCGCCGAGGCGGCTATATGGTTTAGAGAAGCGTCGGTGCGCGGCCTCGCGGATGCGCAACTAAAGCTCGGTTACATGCACGCGGTAGGTGAAGGTGTTGCCACGGATTCCACGGAGGCTGCGAGATGGTTTAGGGCTGCCGCGGAGCAGGGTGAAGCGTATGCGCAGTTCAATCTTGCCTCCGTGTTGAGGGTCGGGAAGGGCGTTGAGAAAAATGTTGTTGAAGCGTTCATGTGGTACCACCTGGCAACCGCGAAGATTTCACGCGCGGGGTCAGAGCGAGACTCTCTCGCAATGGAAATGGCCCCAGACCAAATCGAAGAGGCCAAACGCCGCGCATCGGAGTTTACGCCGAGGAAGTGGGAAGAAGTGAAGCCACAGTAG